A portion of the Candidatus Methylomirabilota bacterium genome contains these proteins:
- a CDS encoding choice-of-anchor tandem repeat NxxGxxAF-containing protein — MRRPGTALATLLLALTPASALEAPALRPVALAGQTAPGGGTFERFGVEALPVVAPVNDRGQVAFFASLLRGAAGEGLFLASGGRLTKVAVEGDRAPAGGTLSGFARHPIPALNASGSVAFAAAVAGGGTVEGIFLAASGRPLRAVAVAGRPAPGIPSGTLAALDAPALNDRDDVAFLATVRRGRDTLEAVYLSRRRGLVKVVAQGEPAPGGGAFAAFGPPALNGRGAVAFAAVVEGPAAPGGLFVADVDGVRRLVAAGDESPVGGIFVKFSERIALNDAGAVAFHTLLKGARASQAVVLVEGGLARKVAALDEEAPGGGTFAHFGPWPSLSRTGAVGFTASVDHGPAGVAVFIIAPGRAERVAALGDTLPGGGRLASFGLHPVISLSGGGAVTFASAPTATGEGVEGLFAIPVTPR; from the coding sequence ATGCGCCGCCCAGGCACCGCGCTCGCGACGCTCCTCCTCGCCCTCACGCCCGCGTCCGCCCTCGAGGCCCCGGCGCTCCGGCCCGTCGCGCTCGCGGGCCAAACGGCGCCGGGCGGCGGCACCTTCGAGCGTTTCGGGGTCGAGGCGCTGCCGGTGGTCGCGCCGGTGAACGATCGGGGGCAGGTCGCGTTCTTCGCGTCGCTGCTCCGCGGCGCGGCCGGCGAAGGCCTGTTCCTCGCCTCCGGCGGCCGGCTCACCAAGGTGGCCGTCGAGGGCGACCGCGCTCCCGCCGGCGGGACGCTCTCGGGCTTCGCCAGGCACCCGATCCCAGCGCTGAACGCCAGCGGCTCGGTGGCGTTCGCCGCGGCCGTCGCCGGCGGCGGGACCGTCGAGGGCATCTTCCTCGCGGCGAGCGGCCGGCCGCTGCGCGCCGTCGCCGTCGCCGGGCGCCCGGCGCCGGGGATTCCGTCGGGCACGCTCGCCGCGCTCGACGCGCCCGCCCTGAACGACCGCGACGACGTGGCGTTCCTCGCGACGGTCCGGCGCGGGCGCGACACGCTCGAGGCCGTCTACCTCTCGCGCCGCCGTGGCCTCGTAAAGGTCGTCGCGCAGGGCGAGCCCGCGCCGGGCGGCGGCGCCTTCGCCGCGTTCGGCCCGCCCGCCCTGAACGGTCGCGGCGCCGTCGCGTTCGCCGCGGTGGTCGAGGGGCCCGCGGCGCCCGGCGGCCTCTTCGTCGCGGACGTCGACGGCGTCCGCAGGCTGGTCGCCGCCGGCGACGAGAGCCCCGTCGGCGGGATCTTCGTGAAGTTCTCGGAGCGGATCGCCCTCAACGACGCCGGAGCGGTGGCGTTCCACACGCTCCTCAAGGGTGCGCGCGCCAGTCAGGCCGTCGTCCTCGTCGAGGGCGGCCTGGCGCGCAAGGTCGCCGCGCTCGACGAGGAGGCGCCCGGGGGCGGCACGTTCGCGCACTTCGGCCCCTGGCCGTCGCTGAGCCGCACGGGTGCCGTCGGTTTCACGGCGTCGGTCGACCACGGTCCCGCGGGCGTCGCCGTCTTCATCATCGCCCCCGGCCGGGCCGAGCGTGTCGCTGCGCTGGGCGACACGCTGCCGGGCGGGGGCCGGCTCGCCTCGTTCGGGCTCCATCCCGTGATCTCGCTGAGCGGCGGCGGCGCCGTCACGTTCGCGAGTGCGCCCACGGCGACGGGGGAGGGCGTCGAGGGCCTCTTCGCGATCCCCGTCACGCCCCGGTAG